A single region of the Thermotoga profunda AZM34c06 genome encodes:
- a CDS encoding ABC transporter permease — MIPIIEQGLLLSLAAMGVYISFRLVDLPDLTPDGSYVLGGAVAVVLLHSGHGWVFSTFIAVLAAGAAGAVVAFITTRFRINSLLASIMVMTGLYSLSIRVMNAPNLPVPKFDTGKIMSYEQIVGKTPLDDILGGSPSASFEASGLRAVKIPFTNLGDGHDLVIICAIVFLSIVVVSLFLRTEFGTMLRGYGRNRFAVKVLGVNPDLFAYVGLIMCNIFAGFSGALFSMYSGFADVNMGIGTVVVCLAAVILGEIVFGSHEPMYGVIFPIVGALLYQFLLTFAMKYGYRIGFKPSDMKLLTALFVVAVIAVRRFKKSEVTI; from the coding sequence ATGATTCCGATAATTGAGCAGGGACTTTTGCTATCTTTGGCCGCCATGGGTGTATATATATCATTCCGCCTCGTTGATCTTCCTGATTTGACGCCGGATGGCTCCTATGTCCTTGGAGGAGCCGTCGCGGTCGTCCTCCTTCATTCCGGTCATGGGTGGGTCTTTTCAACCTTTATAGCTGTACTTGCCGCCGGTGCTGCCGGCGCTGTTGTTGCATTTATAACGACAAGATTCAGAATCAATTCTTTACTCGCTTCAATTATGGTTATGACGGGTCTTTATTCTTTGAGTATTAGAGTTATGAATGCGCCAAATTTGCCTGTACCAAAGTTCGATACAGGAAAGATCATGAGTTATGAGCAGATAGTCGGAAAAACACCCTTAGATGACATACTTGGTGGATCACCAAGCGCAAGCTTTGAAGCCAGTGGATTAAGGGCTGTGAAGATTCCATTCACCAATCTCGGTGATGGTCATGATCTTGTTATCATCTGCGCGATCGTTTTCTTGTCGATTGTCGTAGTTTCACTCTTTCTCAGGACTGAATTTGGTACGATGCTTCGAGGGTATGGTAGAAATCGCTTTGCTGTGAAGGTTTTAGGTGTCAATCCCGATTTATTTGCCTATGTTGGATTGATCATGTGCAATATCTTTGCAGGGTTCTCTGGCGCTTTATTTTCAATGTATAGTGGTTTTGCAGATGTGAATATGGGTATAGGAACGGTTGTCGTTTGTCTCGCAGCTGTGATTCTTGGAGAGATTGTATTTGGTTCGCACGAACCAATGTATGGTGTTATTTTTCCAATTGTTGGAGCATTGCTATATCAATTCTTATTAACATTTGCAATGAAGTATGGATATCGCATCGGTTTTAAACCAAGTGACATGAAATTACTCACCGCACTGTTTGTTGTAGCTGTGATTGCTGTAAGAAGATTCAAGAAAAGCGAGGTGACCATATGA
- a CDS encoding ABC transporter substrate-binding protein: MKRLIAAVVLVLSVISFGAVRVGITQIVDHPALNAVFDGIVKALEDSGFKVGQDVIIDRQNAQGSMQNAVTIAKKFATEKVDFVVAIATPSAQACVQAISDRPVIFSAVTDPVGAGLIKQLGKNDSNVVGVSDMVPVATQLRLIKKIFPNAKKVGVIYNPGEANSVTLTNIAKSAAPSLEMTVVDIPGTSPSEMITALNSIGPNVDVLYIGTDNTAASSIEAIGSAALRLKKPIVAADIDIARGGGVVGFGFNYFQVGVETGQLLVALLKGAKASDLESHVVGPDSLVLYINLDIAKQLNVEIPSDLLERANIVVKDGKEVSK; the protein is encoded by the coding sequence ATGAAAAGGTTGATAGCCGCTGTAGTTTTGGTTCTTTCTGTTATTAGTTTTGGTGCTGTTAGAGTTGGCATAACTCAAATTGTGGATCATCCAGCATTAAACGCAGTTTTCGATGGAATCGTCAAAGCCCTTGAGGATTCAGGATTCAAGGTTGGTCAAGATGTCATTATTGATAGGCAAAACGCACAAGGAAGTATGCAAAATGCTGTGACAATTGCAAAAAAGTTTGCGACAGAAAAAGTTGATTTTGTGGTAGCTATTGCGACTCCATCGGCTCAAGCTTGTGTTCAGGCAATCAGCGATAGACCTGTGATTTTTTCTGCCGTTACCGATCCTGTGGGCGCTGGTTTGATCAAACAGCTTGGAAAGAATGATTCAAATGTTGTTGGAGTTTCAGATATGGTCCCAGTGGCAACTCAACTTAGGTTGATTAAAAAAATCTTTCCAAACGCTAAGAAAGTCGGTGTAATCTACAATCCTGGTGAAGCCAATTCTGTCACTTTGACTAATATCGCCAAATCTGCCGCACCATCTCTTGAGATGACTGTGGTTGACATTCCAGGAACTTCTCCAAGTGAAATGATAACAGCTCTCAACAGTATAGGTCCCAATGTAGATGTTCTATACATAGGAACTGACAACACCGCTGCTTCTTCGATTGAGGCTATTGGAAGTGCGGCTTTGAGATTGAAAAAGCCAATAGTCGCAGCTGACATAGACATAGCACGTGGTGGTGGCGTGGTTGGCTTTGGCTTTAATTACTTCCAGGTTGGTGTGGAAACGGGCCAGTTACTGGTTGCTTTGCTCAAAGGAGCGAAAGCAAGTGATCTTGAATCTCATGTAGTCGGACCGGATTCGCTTGTTTTATACATAAATCTCGATATTGCCAAACAACTCAATGTTGAGATACCATCTGACCTTCTCGAGAGAGCCAATATCGTAGTCAAAGATGGTAAAGAGGTGTCTAAATGA